In Labrus mixtus chromosome 11, fLabMix1.1, whole genome shotgun sequence, a single window of DNA contains:
- the si:dkey-30e9.6 gene encoding uncharacterized protein si:dkey-30e9.6 has protein sequence MHNKSATFPWSHPHVPHKQYDKLNLQLQIQTRSLVSGQGDSSGKTESEGDVLSTKPPDFSVKLYRSLTVPQKKERKEDSSPAVPPLGVTKSRIGVLLPTLLNQSYQRRDEPLEFITSRRPPDALESELMFVRTGKYPSGPYKNPKPHDFRPLDEDLPDIVTTFQRDPGNLNLKLRHLDVIRTIRSESGCCTRGTKTKMDTFKPPEPKWDARLVLPQMPYPPKSAFYTRHRRRRGAYSAFLDRVEDKLSRSWKNKS, from the exons ATGCACAACAAG TCTGCCACTTTCCCCTGGAGTCACCCCCATGTTCCTCACAAACAGTACGACAAGCTCAACCTCCAACTACAGATCCAAACTCGTAGTTTAGTGTCAGGACAAGGGGATAGCTCCGGGAAG ACTGAGAGCGAAGGCGACGTGTTGAGCACCAAGCCACCGGATTTCTCTGTGAAACTGTACAGATCTCTGACAGTCcctcaaaagaaagaaagaaaagaagattcaAGTCCAGCTGTACCTCCGCTTGGTGTAACAAAAAGCAGAATCGGGGTACTTTTACCAACATTATTAAATCAGAGTTACCAGAGGCGAGACGAGCCTCTGGAGTTCATCACATCACGCAGGCCTCCTGATGCTCTGGAGTCTGAGCTGATGTTTGTCAGGACAGGGAAGTATCCTTCTGGGCCGTACAAGAACCCCAAACCACATGACTTCAGACCG CTTGATGAGGACCTTCCTGACATTGTGACAACATTTCAGAGAGACCCTGGTAACCTGAACTTAAAGTTACGGCACCTGGACGTTA ttcGGACCATCAGATCTGAGTCAGGCTGCTGTACAAGAGGGACCAAGACAAAGATGGACACCTTTAAGCCTCCAGAGCCCAAATGGGATGCAAGGCTCGTACTGCCTCAGATGCCCTACCCTCCAAAATCAGCTTTCTACACT AGACACCGACGAAGACGAGGAGCGTACAGTGCTTTCTTGGACCGCGTGGAGGACAAACTTTCAAGATcctggaaaaataaatcatga